A stretch of the Osmerus eperlanus chromosome 10, fOsmEpe2.1, whole genome shotgun sequence genome encodes the following:
- the ap3s2 gene encoding AP-3 complex subunit sigma-2 isoform X1 — protein sequence MLFDSSGMCARSREGVLFQVGVHLGAKHRKRPNTSASCQAEDLQQQIIRETFHLVSKRDDNVCNFLEGGSLIGGSDYKLIYRHYATLYFVFCVDSSESELGILDLIQVFVETLDKCFENVCELDLIFHMDKVHYILQEVVMGGMVLETNMNEIVAQVELQNRMEKSEGGFSAAPARAVSAVKNMNLPEMPRNINIGDINIKVPSLSPF from the exons atgcTTTTTGATTCGAGTGGTATGTGCGCGCGCTCCCGCGAGGGCGTGCTTTTTCAGGTGGGGGTGCATCTGGGAGCAAAACACCGGAAACGACCGAACACATCCGCCAGCTGTCAG GCGGAAGATTTGCAGCAGCAGATCATTCGAGAGACATTCCATTTGGTGTCTAAAAGGGATGACAACGTCTGCAACTTCTTGGAGGGCGGAAG tctaATTGGTGGTTCAGATTACAAGCTGATATACAGACATTATGCCACACTCTACTTTGTGTTCTGCGTTGACTCTTCAGAAAGTGAGCTTGGAATTCTTGATCTTATACAG GTGTTTGTGGAGACCCTGGataaatgctttgaaaatgtCTGCGAGTTGGACCTTATATTTCATATGGATAAG GTACACTACATTCTGCAGGAAGTAGTGATGGGTGGTATGGTGTTAGAGACCAACATGAATGAGATTGTGGCCCAAGTGGAACTACAGAACCGCATGGAAAAGTCAGAG GGGGGATTTTCTGCTGCTCCGGCACGTGCTGTCTCAGCTGTGAAGAACATGAACCTCCCAGAAATGCCACGTAACATCAATATAGGAGACATCAATATCAAAGTTCCCAGCCTGTCACCCTTCTGA
- the LOC134028546 gene encoding aminopeptidase N-like has product MGKGYYISKKFGLAGIVLGGASLATIIALSVVYNEEKAKNSSGPGDGALGSTPLPTIQTPENHDGVWDRYRLPDSLAPVSYNVTLWPRLQTNPDGLYIFTGHSAVVFKCVKETDLILIHSNKLNLTMFEGHHAKLTGIGGATAPTIQKSWLQQKTEYLVIQVNGKLAVGKIYVLNTEFQGELSDDLEGFYRSEYIEDGLQKIVATSQMQATYARKAFPCFDEPAMKAIFNITLIHDHGTVALSNGRETDVANTTKDGKEVTVTKFEPTSRMSTYLLAFIVSDFAMIDGSMEDSPIVVRIWARRKAILEGQGQYALQVTGPILTFYETYYNASYPLSKSDQIALPDFNAGAMENWGLVTYRETALLYDQTISSNGNKERVLTVISHELAHMWFGNLVTLQWWNELWLNEGFASYVEYLGADHAEPTWNMKDQILLNDIHKVFAVDALASSHPLSRREEEVNTPADISEMFNTISYSKGAAVLKMLSEFLSEPVFVRGLSSYLNEFAFNNTVYTDLWDHLQKAVRNTPGMSLPCTVQDIMSRWTLQMGFPVVTIDTHTGLITQKHFLLDPDSVVERPSEFNYTWFIPMKWMKKGGFCEQHWLLQKTGTYPPLKTNGNEWILANVNVSGYYRVNYDPDNWERLLNQLSTDHQVIPILSRAQIIDDAFNLARAKVINTTLALRTTKYLSQERDYIPWESALKNLNYYILMFDRTEVFGSLQAYLKKQIRPLFEHFRTITSNWTRVPTDHNDQYNQINAISMACRMGVEGCRSLTQSWFRQWMLDPDHNPIHPNLKTVVYCNAIAAGGVEEWDFAWNMSKKTTVATEAAKLRSSLACTKAPWLLNRYLGYSLNPAMIRKQDATSTIQYIANNVVGMPLAWDFLRAKWKHIFEQYGGGSFSFSNLISGVSRRFSTEFELQQLKQFKEDNAHVGFGSGTLALEQAIEKTTANIKWVAENKEHVLKWFTDESS; this is encoded by the exons ATGGGGAAAGGCTACTATATCAGCAAGAAATTTGGATTGGCAGGAATTGTGTTAGGTGGTGCATCTTTGGCCACCATTATAGCCTTGTCAGTTGTATATAATGAGGAAAAGGCCAAGAACAGTAGTGGACCAGGGGATGGAGCACTGGGGAGCACCCCTCTGCCAACAATCCAAACCCCAGAAAACCATGACGGAGTCTGGGACCGCTACAGGCTGCCTGACTCTTTAGCACCCGTCTCCTACAATGTAACTCTGTGGCCTCGACTGCAGACAAACCCAGATGGCCTCTACATCTTCACAGGACATTCGGCTGTGGTATTCAAGTGTGTGAAGGAGACAGACCTGATCCTCATTCACTCTAACAAGCTTAACCTGACCATGTTTGAAGGACACCATGCCAAACTGACTGGGATAGGTGGAGCTACGGCACCTACTATACAAAAATCTTGGCTACAACAGAAGACAGAATACCTTGTTATTCAGGTAAATGGTAAACTGGCTGTTGGAAAGATCTATGTACTTAACACAGAATTTCAAGGAGAGCTTAGCGATGATCTGGAAGGATTCTACAGGAGTGAATACATTGAGGACGGCCTCCAAAA AATTGTTGCAACTTCGCAGATGCAGGCAACGTACGCCAGGAAAGCATTCCCATGTTTTGATGAGCCGGCAATGAAAGCAATCTTTAACATCACCCTTATCCATGATCACGGGACTGTGGCCCTGTCCAATGGAAGAGAGACTG ATGTTGCAAACACAACCAAAGACGGCAAAGAGGTCACTGTAACAAAATTTGAGCCAACAAGCAGAATGTCAACGTATCTACTAGCGTTCATTGTCAGTGACTTTGCCATGATTGATGGATCAATGGAAGACAGCCCAATTGTG GTTCGAATCTGGGCCCGCAGAAAAGCAATCTTGGAAGGACAAGGACAATATGCCTTACAAGTTACAGGACCAATACTTACATTTTATGAAACATACTACAATGCTAGTTACCCGCTCTCCAAATCTG ACCAGATTGCCCTGCCTGACTTCAATGCTGGAGCAATGGAAAACTGGGGTTTGGTCACTTACAGAGAGACTGCTCTCCTCTACGACCAAACCATCTCCTCTAACGGAAACAAAGAAAGAGTACTGACTGTTATCTCCCACGAACTCGCTCACATG TGGTTTGGGAACCTGGTGACGTTGCAATGGTGGAATGAACTGTGGCTGAACGAGGGCTTTGCCTCCTATGTGGAGTACCTCGGTGCTGACCACGCAGAGCCCACTTGGAACATG AAAGATCAGATCTTACTGAATGACATCCACAAGGTGTTTGCTGTGGATGCCCTGgcatcctctcaccctctctcccgccgagaggaggaggtgaacacTCCCGCTGACATCAGCGAGATGTTCAACACCATCTCCTACAGCAAG GGGGCAGCAGTGCTTAAGATGCTTTCTGAGTTTCTCAGTGAGCCTGTGTTTGTCAGAGGACTAAGT TCCTACCTGAATGAGTTTGCCTTTAACAACACTGTGTACACTGATCTTTGGGATCATCTTCAAAAA GCAGTTAGAAATACTCCTGGCATGAGTCTCCCATGCACCGTACAGGACATCATGAGCCGCTGGACCCTCCAGATGGGCTTCCCTGTTGTCACCATTGACACCCACACAGGACTCATTACCCAGAAACACTTTCTCCTGGATCCTGATTCTGTTGTGGAAAGGCCATCTGAATTCAA TTATACCTGGTTTATCCCCATGAAATGGATGAAAAAAGGAGGTTTTTGTGAGCAACACTGGCTTCTCCAGAAAACAG GCACTTACCCTCCACTCAAGAccaatggaaatgaatggataCTGGCCAACGTAAATGTTTCTGGATACTACAGAGTAAACTACGACCCTGACAACTGGGAACGCCTGCTTAATCAACTGAGTACAGACCATCAG GTCATTCCTATACTCAGCCGTGCTCAGATAATAGATGATGCTTTCAATCTTGCCAG GGCTAAGGTGATCAACACAACATTGGCTCTGAGAACCACAAAGTATCTTTCCCAGGAAAGAGATTATATTCCATGGGAGTCTGCGCTGAAAAACCTGAACTACTACATCCTCATGTTTGACCGCACTGAGGTCTTTGGGTCTCTGCAG GCATACCTCAAGAAACAAATTAGACCTCTTTTTGAACACTTCAGAACTATTACATCAAACTGGACAAGAGTACCTACAGACCACAATGACCA GTACAATCAGATTAATGCCATATCAATGGCATGCAGAATGGGAGTCGAAGGCTGTAGGAGTCTCACTCAAAGCTGGTTCAGACAGTGGATGCTAGACCCAGACCACAACCC GATTCATCCTAATCTGAAGACGGTGGTGTACTGCAATGCCATAGCAgcagggggtgtggaggagtgggACTTTGCCTGGAACATGTCAAAAAAAACCACGGTGGCCACTGAAGCTGCCAAACTCAGGTCCTCACTAGCCTGTACCAAGGCACCCTGGCTGTTGAATAG ATATCTAGGGTACTCCCTGAATCCAGCTATGATTCGGAAGCAGGATGCCACCTCTACCATCCAGTACATAGCCAATAATGTGGTGGGGATGCCTTTGGCTTGGGATTTCCTTCGCGCTAAATGGAAGCACATCTTTGAACA gtatGGAGGCGGTTCATTTTCCTTCTCCAATCTAATCAGTGGTGTTAGCAGGAGATTCTCAACTGAGTTTGAACTTCAACAG TTAAAACAGTTCAAAGAAGACAATGCCCATGTTGGCTTTGGCTCAGGCACTCTGGCCTTGGAGCAGGCAATAGAGAAGACCACAGCCAACATCAAATGGGTTGCAGAGAACAAGGAACATGTGTTGAAGTGGTTTACAGATGAATCTAGTTGA
- the ap3s2 gene encoding AP-3 complex subunit sigma-2 isoform X2, giving the protein MIKAILIFNNHGKPRLIRFYQYFAEDLQQQIIRETFHLVSKRDDNVCNFLEGGSLIGGSDYKLIYRHYATLYFVFCVDSSESELGILDLIQVFVETLDKCFENVCELDLIFHMDKVHYILQEVVMGGMVLETNMNEIVAQVELQNRMEKSEGGFSAAPARAVSAVKNMNLPEMPRNINIGDINIKVPSLSPF; this is encoded by the exons ATGATCAAAGCTATTTTAATATTTAACAACCATGGGAAACCACGGCTCATTCGATTTTACCAATATTTT GCGGAAGATTTGCAGCAGCAGATCATTCGAGAGACATTCCATTTGGTGTCTAAAAGGGATGACAACGTCTGCAACTTCTTGGAGGGCGGAAG tctaATTGGTGGTTCAGATTACAAGCTGATATACAGACATTATGCCACACTCTACTTTGTGTTCTGCGTTGACTCTTCAGAAAGTGAGCTTGGAATTCTTGATCTTATACAG GTGTTTGTGGAGACCCTGGataaatgctttgaaaatgtCTGCGAGTTGGACCTTATATTTCATATGGATAAG GTACACTACATTCTGCAGGAAGTAGTGATGGGTGGTATGGTGTTAGAGACCAACATGAATGAGATTGTGGCCCAAGTGGAACTACAGAACCGCATGGAAAAGTCAGAG GGGGGATTTTCTGCTGCTCCGGCACGTGCTGTCTCAGCTGTGAAGAACATGAACCTCCCAGAAATGCCACGTAACATCAATATAGGAGACATCAATATCAAAGTTCCCAGCCTGTCACCCTTCTGA